One Kwoniella dejecticola CBS 10117 chromosome 11, complete sequence DNA segment encodes these proteins:
- a CDS encoding malate dehydrogenase, NAD-dependent yields MVKAVVCGAAGGIGQPLSLLLKLNPIITELALYDVVNAVGVAADLSHIPTPAQVTGYLPPDNGAEKALKGADIVVIPAGVPRKPGMTRDDLFVNAGICATLAQAIANAAPKAFILVISNPVNSTVPVFAETLKKAGVFDPKRLLGVSHLDVIRASTFVASVLGKPTKAQEYSIPVVGGHSGATILPLLSQTKPAIPEILSDKEKRDALVNRIQFGGDEVVKAKDGAGSATLSMAQAGAEFANYVIDAAFGGKKGKVVQSYINLSADAGGEAIKKEIGADLDYFSVNIELGPNGIDKILPIGQLDDVEKGLLEAAVKELGPSIEKGNTFQPAPPKL; encoded by the exons GTGGTATCGGtcaacctctttctcttctcctgaAGCTCAACCCCATCATCACCGAGCTCGCTCTTTACGATGTCGTCAACGCTGTCGGT GTCGCTGCCGATCTCTCTCACATCCCCACTCCCGCTCAAGTCACAGGATACCTTCCTCCTGATAACGGAGCTGAGAAGGCTCTGAAAGGGGCCGATATCGTCGTCATCCCTGCCGGTGTACCAAGAAAGCCAGGTATGACCAGAGACGACCTCTTT GTCAACGCTGGAATCTGTGCTACCCTCGCTCAAGCTATTGCCAACGCCGCTCCCAAGgccttcatcttggtcatttCGAACCCTGTCAACTCCACCGTGCCCGTGTTCGCGGAGACTCTCAAGAAGGCCGGTGTATTCGACCCTAAAAG ACTTTTGGGTGTGTCTCATCTCGATGTCATCCGAGCCTCCACCTTCGTAGCCTCCGTCCTTGGCAAACCCACCAAGGCCCAAGAATACTCGATCCCCGTTGTTGGTGGTCACTCTGGTGCTACCATCTTGCCCTTGCTTTCCCAAACCAAGCCCGCCATC CCTGAAATTTTGTccgacaaggagaagagagatgctTTGGTCAACCGAATTCAATTTGGTGGTGACGAGGTAGTCAAGGCTAAAG ACGGTGCTGGTTCTGCTACCCTTTCTATGGcccaag CTGGTGCCGAGTTCGCCAACTACGTCATCGATGCTGCTTTCGGCGGAAAGAAGGGCAAGGTCGTACAATCTTACATCAACCTTTCTGCTGATGCCGGTGGTGAAgctatcaagaaggaaaTTGGAGCTGATTTGGACTACTTCTCTGTCAACATCGAGCTTGGA CCTAATGGTATCGATAAGATCCTCCCCATCGGTCAactcgatgatgtcgagaAAGGTCTCCTCGAAGCTGCTGTCAAGGAGCTCGGTCCATCCattgagaag GGTAACACCTTCCAACCAGCTCCCCCTAAGCTTTAA